A part of Desulfobacter sp. genomic DNA contains:
- a CDS encoding IS21 family transposase — protein MQSEKSFGIAAMKAGMDEKTARKYREHGKLPSELKTDHTWRTRKDPFEETWDGIKGMLTINPGLEAKTLFEDLQRRHPGRFADGQLRTLQRRIKQWRATEGPPKEIFFAQIHKPGELCQSDFTHMDKLGVTIGGVPFDHLIYHFVLTYSNWETGTVCFSESFESLSQGLQNALWELGGVPQQHRTDCLTSAVNKVSHPEEFTSRYQDLVDHYGIIPCKTNPASPNENGDVEQRNYRFKKAVDQALMLRGHRDFKDREEYDLFLAKLFAQLNAGRRKRFTQELDLLHRLPKRRLDACKKMDLKVGPSSTIRVNHNVYSVDSRLIGENIQVRLYMECLEVWYGQRKVDTLPRLRGEGKYKINYRHIIDSLVKKPGAFENYRYRNAMFPTSRFRIAYDHLRKRYTVKSSAARYLKILYLAAKTSEVAVDSALMVLINEDQEISKEAVKRLIESNASVSRPDDVHIQAVDLTRYDQLLKGVAA, from the coding sequence ATTCAGTCAGAGAAGAGTTTCGGGATAGCAGCAATGAAAGCTGGAATGGATGAAAAAACAGCTCGAAAGTACCGTGAACACGGGAAGTTGCCGAGTGAACTCAAAACGGATCATACATGGCGCACACGCAAAGATCCGTTTGAGGAGACCTGGGATGGTATCAAAGGCATGTTGACCATAAATCCAGGTCTGGAGGCCAAGACACTGTTTGAGGATTTGCAACGCAGACACCCCGGCCGGTTCGCCGATGGACAATTACGGACCCTGCAACGGAGAATAAAGCAATGGCGTGCTACAGAGGGGCCGCCCAAAGAAATCTTTTTTGCTCAAATTCATAAGCCTGGCGAATTATGCCAGTCAGACTTCACCCACATGGATAAACTGGGCGTCACTATAGGCGGCGTCCCTTTTGACCACCTGATCTACCATTTTGTTTTGACCTATTCCAATTGGGAGACAGGTACAGTCTGTTTTTCAGAGAGTTTCGAAAGCCTGAGCCAGGGCCTGCAAAATGCCCTATGGGAACTTGGTGGTGTGCCGCAGCAACATCGCACCGATTGTCTGACATCCGCTGTTAACAAGGTAAGTCACCCTGAGGAGTTCACCAGCAGGTATCAGGATCTTGTTGACCATTACGGTATCATTCCTTGCAAAACTAACCCTGCCAGCCCCAATGAAAATGGAGACGTGGAGCAGCGCAATTATCGGTTCAAAAAAGCCGTTGACCAGGCCCTGATGCTGAGAGGACACCGGGATTTTAAAGACCGGGAAGAATATGACTTGTTCCTGGCCAAACTGTTCGCACAGCTAAATGCCGGTCGTAGGAAACGGTTTACACAAGAACTGGATCTCCTACACCGGTTGCCCAAACGCCGGCTTGATGCATGTAAAAAGATGGATTTAAAGGTTGGTCCCAGCAGTACCATTCGGGTCAATCACAACGTTTACTCTGTAGACAGCAGGCTCATAGGAGAAAATATCCAGGTCCGCCTCTACATGGAATGCCTGGAGGTCTGGTACGGCCAGAGAAAGGTCGATACTTTGCCAAGGTTGCGGGGTGAGGGCAAATATAAAATCAATTACCGGCATATCATTGACAGCCTGGTCAAAAAACCGGGGGCATTTGAAAATTATCGTTATCGTAATGCCATGTTCCCCACCAGCCGGTTCCGGATTGCCTACGATCATTTAAGAAAGCGTTATACCGTTAAAAGCTCAGCAGCAAGGTATCTGAAAATATTATACCTGGCAGCAAAGACAAGCGAGGTGGCAGTAGACAGCGCCCTGATGGTTCTAATAAACGAGGATCAGGAAATCAGCAAAGAGGCTGTTAAACGCCTTATTGAGTCCAACGCCTCTGTCAGCAGGCCGGATGATGTTCATATCCAGGCAGTTGATTTGACTCGTTATGACCAATTGCTCAAGGGGGTGGCGGCATGA
- a CDS encoding ATP-binding protein: MINDRDQIDTNLKSLHMPTMRRSYEEMADQARAEAWGYEKYLLQLLSLECEVRWQNRISRNLRASKLPSSKTFENFDKKRLPLKVANHLSVLVNGAFLERCENILAFGNPGSGKTHLLCAIGHELIAKGKQVLFISCSQLVQDLLIAKRDLELTKKLKSLSRFDAVIIDDIGYVQQSRGEMEVLFTFLAERYEQGSLMITSNLPFSKWEQIFKDPMTTAAAIDRLVHHSIILELNVESYRMEQAKMEAE, translated from the coding sequence ATGATCAATGATCGGGATCAGATAGACACCAATCTTAAAAGCCTCCATATGCCGACCATGCGCCGCAGTTATGAAGAAATGGCGGATCAGGCCAGGGCGGAGGCATGGGGATATGAAAAGTACCTCTTACAATTGTTGAGTCTCGAATGCGAAGTCCGCTGGCAGAACCGGATATCACGTAACCTGAGGGCATCCAAGTTGCCATCTTCCAAGACATTTGAGAATTTTGATAAAAAGCGCCTCCCCTTAAAGGTTGCCAATCATTTAAGTGTCCTGGTCAACGGCGCTTTTTTAGAGCGCTGTGAAAACATCCTGGCCTTTGGTAATCCGGGTAGCGGGAAAACCCATCTGCTCTGTGCCATTGGCCATGAATTAATTGCAAAGGGTAAGCAGGTTCTTTTTATCTCATGCAGTCAGCTCGTCCAGGATCTGCTGATTGCCAAAAGGGATCTTGAGCTAACCAAAAAACTCAAATCCCTCTCCAGGTTTGATGCTGTGATTATAGATGACATTGGGTATGTCCAACAAAGCCGGGGAGAAATGGAAGTGCTGTTTACCTTTTTGGCGGAACGGTATGAACAGGGCAGCCTGATGATCACGAGCAATCTTCCGTTCTCTAAGTGGGAACAGATTTTTAAGGACCCTATGACAACGGCAGCAGCCATCGACAGACTCGTTCATCACAGTATCATCCTTGAATTGAATGTGGAAAGCTATCGCATGGAACAGGCTAAAATGGAGGCCGAATAA
- a CDS encoding thermonuclease family protein: MKKLASIVFAVTVFLNVSIAFAGQYSVLRVIDGDTIQILLNGKKEKIRMLNVDTPESVHPDQSRNTEMGRKASKYTKSRLEKRYVDLEFEGKKRGKYGRLLAYVILDGHNYNLELVQKGWSPYYTKYGESQKYHSEFLAAEKQAQKKRLNIWSKKKNNKPVTARHNYHGNVKSHSFHGPSCRHYNCRNCTRTFTSREDAINAGYKPCGICRP; the protein is encoded by the coding sequence ATGAAGAAATTAGCCTCAATAGTCTTTGCCGTTACAGTATTTTTAAATGTGTCGATAGCCTTTGCAGGCCAATATTCTGTATTGAGAGTTATTGATGGGGATACGATTCAAATTCTTCTAAATGGCAAAAAAGAAAAAATACGTATGCTAAATGTTGATACTCCGGAATCAGTTCATCCCGATCAAAGCAGGAATACAGAAATGGGAAGGAAGGCCTCAAAGTACACCAAGTCCCGTTTGGAAAAGAGGTATGTAGATCTTGAATTTGAAGGAAAAAAGCGAGGGAAATATGGCCGACTCTTGGCCTATGTGATTTTGGATGGACATAATTATAATCTGGAACTCGTTCAAAAAGGCTGGAGCCCTTACTATACAAAGTATGGTGAATCCCAAAAATATCACTCTGAATTTTTAGCCGCTGAAAAACAGGCTCAGAAAAAAAGATTAAATATTTGGTCAAAGAAAAAGAATAATAAGCCTGTAACTGCAAGGCACAACTATCATGGCAACGTTAAAAGTCATTCTTTTCATGGACCAAGCTGTCGCCATTATAATTGTCGTAATTGCACAAGAACTTTTACCTCCCGAGAAGATGCCATAAATGCAGGATACAAACCTTGTGGAATTTGTAGGCCTTGA
- a CDS encoding PD-(D/E)XK nuclease family protein produces the protein MVNREMLCFMVFINQGSLKMISYQNKSYPFSKILGWSSSRYETFRICKRKYFYTYYSRFDTKDSPEKIQALKNLTSIPLSTGTIVHDIIKTILKRYQKVESNIDAERLKDYILNETKAYCKTHSFLEHHYDISKEDFSDQLFEDVFSKISTFIKSNSFSFILSEALPHKNEWVIEPGGFGETRIGGMKAYCKVDFSFPTNDAVYIYDWKTGKKSFFKLKNQMLGYAYWASEAFNIPKDRVFPKIAYLNATPEEDPIELAEKDIINFPEKVKKDSEEMYQFCSNIDDNIPIDRDSFSKTENIKICMNCNFRELCFA, from the coding sequence ATGGTAAATCGTGAAATGCTATGTTTTATGGTATTTATCAATCAAGGTTCTTTAAAAATGATTTCTTATCAAAATAAATCTTATCCATTCTCTAAAATTCTTGGATGGTCTTCAAGCCGATATGAGACATTCCGCATATGTAAACGAAAATACTTTTATACATATTATTCGAGATTCGACACTAAGGATTCGCCAGAAAAAATTCAAGCACTTAAAAATTTAACATCCATTCCGCTATCAACTGGAACAATTGTTCATGATATCATAAAAACCATTTTGAAAAGATATCAAAAGGTTGAATCTAATATAGATGCGGAACGTCTAAAGGATTACATTCTCAATGAGACAAAGGCTTACTGTAAAACTCACTCTTTCCTTGAACATCACTATGATATAAGCAAAGAAGATTTCAGCGATCAATTATTCGAAGACGTATTTTCAAAAATAAGTACCTTTATAAAAAGTAATAGTTTTTCATTTATTTTATCCGAAGCACTCCCTCATAAGAATGAATGGGTAATTGAGCCTGGAGGGTTCGGAGAAACTCGAATTGGAGGAATGAAAGCTTATTGCAAAGTCGACTTTTCTTTCCCAACCAATGACGCAGTTTATATTTACGATTGGAAAACCGGTAAAAAATCTTTTTTTAAACTTAAAAATCAAATGCTTGGTTATGCATACTGGGCATCTGAAGCATTTAATATCCCGAAAGATAGAGTCTTCCCAAAGATTGCATATCTTAACGCCACACCTGAAGAAGACCCGATCGAATTAGCAGAGAAAGATATAATCAATTTTCCTGAAAAAGTTAAAAAGGACTCTGAAGAGATGTATCAGTTCTGCAGTAATATTGATGACAATATTCCTATTGATCGTGATAGCTTTTCAAAAACAGAAAATATTAAGATTTGTATGAACTGTAATTTTCGTGAACTTTGTTTTGCATGA
- a CDS encoding ParB/RepB/Spo0J family partition protein translates to MKEENNKKIETLLISSLTKDPNHSRQDLGDIESLKESIRKDGLIVPINVNRTQDGICFYNDGWRRIEALKAMGKKEVLCLVHDGYVPEDAAHQFYVINKKRKALNPIEEALHINMMNTTFGRSFRHLEIKGYGDATTLSRKAQLVKHPEEVRQQIADGKLSMSHGLALLDLSSDEERINMAKRAVDQEWSATLLEKAIRRYLLEDEKTPEKKVSISDADISGVYFKDARDMSEQEDGSVGLIFTSPPYFLGMEYEQGYSIDDHWDNIEAVMAECARVIMPGGVVALNLNDIHNFKGKKGTDKKAHLELTGHFYQRFLKKHGVTLESQIVWAKAPHAYSTDRSRAYGKETKHAEYKIINRHEFIYLFRKDGERKIPSEKVNLDSILTREDWAKYIPSVWDIPQVWKSEGHPNVFPEELARRVIKMFSFVGEIVLDPFLGSGTTIKVARELAREGVGYEREAELYKEIIAKKLKGTLSGEEGESYESVSEFAKRHMEELEATQPENTETEYAEEGRDYSALAFGTKSTEKELNHA, encoded by the coding sequence ATGAAAGAAGAAAACAACAAAAAGATTGAAACCTTACTGATCAGCTCCCTGACCAAAGACCCCAACCACTCCAGGCAAGACCTGGGAGACATAGAATCCCTGAAAGAAAGCATCAGAAAAGACGGACTCATAGTGCCCATCAACGTCAACAGAACCCAGGACGGTATTTGCTTCTACAATGACGGATGGAGAAGAATTGAAGCACTAAAAGCAATGGGTAAAAAGGAAGTTCTTTGCTTAGTCCATGACGGGTATGTGCCTGAGGATGCGGCCCATCAGTTTTATGTGATCAATAAAAAGCGCAAAGCACTCAATCCCATTGAGGAGGCGCTTCATATAAACATGATGAATACAACCTTTGGCCGTAGCTTCAGACATCTCGAAATCAAGGGATATGGCGATGCCACGACACTTTCAAGAAAGGCTCAACTGGTCAAGCACCCCGAAGAGGTACGGCAGCAAATTGCCGATGGAAAACTCTCCATGTCCCATGGGCTGGCGCTGCTTGACCTTTCAAGCGATGAAGAGCGGATCAATATGGCCAAACGTGCAGTTGACCAAGAATGGTCTGCCACCCTTCTGGAGAAGGCAATCCGGCGCTATCTTCTGGAAGATGAAAAGACCCCGGAAAAAAAGGTGTCAATCTCTGATGCAGATATCTCCGGAGTATATTTCAAAGATGCCAGAGATATGAGCGAGCAAGAGGACGGGTCTGTGGGCCTCATTTTTACCAGTCCTCCATACTTTCTGGGTATGGAATATGAACAGGGGTACTCCATTGATGATCACTGGGATAACATTGAGGCTGTCATGGCCGAATGCGCCAGGGTTATCATGCCAGGTGGAGTTGTCGCACTTAATCTCAATGACATCCACAATTTCAAAGGAAAAAAAGGGACTGATAAAAAAGCTCACTTGGAACTTACGGGGCATTTTTACCAAAGATTCCTCAAAAAGCATGGTGTGACTCTTGAGAGCCAGATCGTCTGGGCCAAAGCCCCTCATGCTTATTCAACGGATCGTTCTCGTGCATATGGCAAGGAGACCAAACACGCCGAGTACAAAATCATCAATCGACATGAATTCATATATCTCTTCCGTAAAGACGGAGAGCGTAAGATCCCGTCAGAAAAGGTAAACTTGGATTCAATTTTAACAAGAGAAGATTGGGCCAAATATATCCCGAGTGTATGGGATATCCCCCAGGTATGGAAAAGCGAGGGTCATCCTAATGTGTTCCCAGAGGAACTTGCCCGTCGTGTCATCAAGATGTTCTCATTCGTTGGGGAAATTGTCCTTGATCCCTTCCTTGGCAGCGGTACCACCATCAAAGTTGCCAGAGAACTGGCCCGTGAAGGTGTCGGTTATGAACGGGAAGCGGAACTCTACAAAGAAATCATCGCTAAAAAGTTGAAAGGGACTCTATCTGGAGAAGAGGGTGAGTCCTACGAATCTGTCTCCGAATTTGCCAAACGGCATATGGAGGAACTCGAGGCAACCCAACCTGAAAACACTGAGACTGAATATGCAGAAGAGGGGCGGGACTATAGCGCACTTGCGTTTGGCACAAAATCCACTGAAAAAGAGCTAAACCACGCTTAA
- a CDS encoding ATP-dependent helicase — MAYDLLISASWLKIFTKLPIKVQKKIATVHKILRTDPYNGRGKSIKIKEGQPQYSNLYRYKLHGYRIFYGIGGNFVRLLDIRIRDDNTYKNLIFNADDMTIGGDASPSMLQIIPTTHWDVQDDAKEKNRKEIQHVEDENDDEAIFYDEHFLKALEIPSEHWSKILLCKTAVDIIDADLPEEIIEKIIDWGQEPIDKIIQEPVYDLPSTEELDKLLKGTIKGFLLKLDPEQENVSRKSLKGPTLVKGGPGTGKSLVALYRIRNLLTPDAQTSLFDEHIPKILFVTYTTTLVEHSKQLLYPLLDKLADNVTISSLDAIARQIIIENGGVYNPAQTDDKHNAFNEAIHVLMQEQKQNMNAIMNIVSKLKFDYIIDEFDWVLEGRNILTKEEYLSENRTGRGLPLDKGSRTLLWDLHDRYVDVLGQKNKKTYNLLRKEALDIYLEGYGSEKILFDSVVIDEAQDLPPIAIKLCLKLCKNKEGIYLTADAGQSIYQRGFSWKRIDEELDIRGRTTILKYNYRSTKQIGACSTQLLNCSSQGDIETRELIPVKEGPTPTLLSCSNNNEHLIKIKAFIDLSLETLELNYDSVAVLAKTNTVVEQINDHLNQSGIPAEIAKGKNLNHDNTKVKVMTLHSAKGLEFPIVIIAKIDRDQIPHLKGVTDPDEKDAVISQERNLLSVGMTRAMRLLAVSYNQQYPSIFINEMDKSLWTVI; from the coding sequence ATGGCTTATGATTTGTTAATCTCAGCTTCTTGGTTAAAAATTTTTACAAAGCTTCCAATAAAAGTTCAAAAAAAAATAGCCACTGTTCACAAAATACTTCGAACAGACCCATACAATGGTAGAGGAAAGTCGATAAAAATAAAGGAAGGACAACCACAGTACAGTAACCTGTATAGGTATAAACTACATGGATATAGAATCTTTTATGGAATTGGGGGAAACTTTGTCCGGTTATTGGATATTCGAATCCGAGACGACAATACATACAAAAATCTAATATTCAACGCAGATGATATGACTATTGGAGGAGATGCTTCTCCCTCAATGCTCCAAATAATACCAACAACCCATTGGGATGTACAAGATGATGCCAAAGAAAAAAATAGAAAAGAGATCCAACATGTAGAGGATGAAAATGATGACGAAGCAATCTTTTATGATGAACATTTTTTAAAGGCGCTCGAGATACCAAGTGAACACTGGAGTAAAATTCTTCTCTGCAAAACGGCAGTGGACATAATTGACGCAGATTTGCCAGAGGAGATCATAGAAAAAATAATTGATTGGGGTCAAGAGCCCATTGATAAAATTATTCAAGAACCTGTTTATGATCTCCCATCAACAGAAGAACTTGATAAGCTCTTAAAAGGAACGATAAAGGGATTTCTGTTAAAACTTGATCCAGAGCAAGAAAATGTGTCAAGAAAAAGCCTAAAAGGCCCTACACTAGTAAAGGGTGGGCCTGGAACAGGAAAAAGCCTTGTTGCCCTTTACAGAATCAGAAACTTATTAACACCTGATGCTCAAACAAGTCTCTTTGATGAACATATTCCTAAAATTCTATTTGTTACATACACGACAACCTTAGTTGAGCATTCTAAGCAACTGCTGTATCCATTGTTGGATAAACTGGCTGATAATGTCACCATCAGTAGCTTGGATGCCATTGCCCGCCAAATAATTATCGAAAACGGCGGTGTTTATAATCCGGCACAAACAGATGATAAGCATAACGCTTTCAATGAAGCAATTCACGTTCTGATGCAAGAACAGAAACAGAATATGAATGCTATCATGAATATAGTTAGTAAACTCAAATTTGACTATATTATTGATGAATTTGACTGGGTCCTTGAAGGGCGAAATATATTAACAAAAGAAGAATACTTATCTGAGAATAGAACTGGTAGAGGTCTTCCTTTAGACAAGGGCAGCAGAACACTTTTATGGGATCTACACGATAGATACGTTGATGTGCTTGGACAAAAGAATAAGAAAACCTACAACTTATTACGGAAAGAGGCTTTAGATATTTATCTTGAAGGATATGGTTCTGAAAAAATTTTATTTGATTCCGTTGTGATTGATGAAGCCCAAGACTTGCCCCCAATTGCAATAAAATTATGTTTAAAGCTTTGTAAAAATAAAGAGGGGATATACTTAACCGCGGATGCTGGTCAATCAATATATCAAAGAGGTTTTTCATGGAAGCGTATTGATGAAGAATTAGATATCCGCGGAAGGACAACCATCTTAAAATATAATTATCGAAGTACAAAACAAATAGGAGCTTGTTCCACTCAATTATTAAATTGTTCTTCGCAAGGAGATATCGAAACACGAGAGCTTATTCCGGTAAAAGAAGGTCCTACGCCTACTCTTTTAAGTTGTTCGAACAACAATGAGCACCTTATAAAAATTAAGGCTTTTATTGATTTATCACTGGAAACTTTAGAGTTAAATTATGATTCCGTTGCCGTGTTGGCTAAAACGAATACGGTTGTTGAGCAGATAAATGATCATTTGAATCAATCCGGGATACCAGCAGAAATCGCAAAAGGGAAAAATCTTAATCATGACAACACAAAAGTAAAAGTGATGACGTTACATTCTGCAAAAGGTTTGGAGTTCCCTATTGTTATCATAGCAAAAATTGACAGAGATCAAATCCCTCATTTAAAAGGCGTCACAGATCCTGATGAGAAAGATGCGGTAATCTCACAAGAAAGAAACTTGCTATCCGTTGGGATGACTAGAGCAATGAGACTTTTAGCGGTTTCCTATAATCAGCAATACCCTTCTATCTTCATAAATGAAATGGATAAGTCCTTATGGACAGTTATTTAG
- a CDS encoding DUF3820 family protein has protein sequence MFIFLDTETTGTEEADRLCQLAYKTSDGKIEVDELFHPGRKIEIEAMCVHHITDEMVADKPSFKDSPTKKELTALLSDDSNYVVAHNAKFDIAMLNKEGIFTDNVICSLKIARYLDSEGKFEKYNLQYLRYRMKLNIQAIAHDAFGDILVLEQVFYRIYFGFYFEYFPDEKLKQSIENSIEMAKGELPKQILYKFFFKEASEKAPETIDLINKKMVEISKKPSLLRKMFFGKHKGELLEKIPKDYLSWLASKGDLDEDLEYTVNYYLNS, from the coding sequence TTGTTCATATTTCTTGATACCGAAACAACGGGAACCGAAGAAGCAGATAGGCTTTGCCAACTTGCATATAAGACAAGTGATGGGAAAATAGAAGTTGATGAATTATTCCATCCTGGACGTAAAATTGAAATTGAAGCAATGTGTGTTCACCATATCACAGACGAAATGGTTGCAGACAAACCATCTTTTAAGGACAGTCCTACTAAAAAAGAGTTAACGGCGCTGCTTTCTGATGATTCTAATTACGTTGTTGCACACAATGCAAAATTTGATATTGCCATGTTGAATAAAGAAGGCATCTTCACAGATAATGTGATTTGTAGTTTGAAGATAGCTCGATACTTGGATTCCGAAGGGAAATTTGAAAAATATAATCTTCAATATTTAAGATATCGTATGAAGCTGAATATTCAGGCGATAGCCCATGATGCTTTTGGGGATATACTGGTTTTAGAGCAGGTTTTTTATCGAATTTATTTTGGTTTTTATTTTGAATATTTTCCAGATGAAAAACTAAAACAATCAATAGAAAATAGTATCGAAATGGCTAAAGGGGAATTACCAAAACAGATATTATATAAATTCTTTTTCAAAGAGGCTTCAGAGAAAGCTCCTGAAACAATAGATCTTATTAATAAGAAAATGGTCGAAATTTCCAAAAAGCCATCTTTACTTCGAAAAATGTTTTTTGGGAAACATAAGGGAGAGCTTCTTGAAAAGATACCTAAGGATTATTTGAGTTGGCTGGCGAGCAAGGGGGATCTTGACGAAGACTTGGAATATACAGTCAATTATTATCTCAATTCATAG